A window of Streptomyces marispadix contains these coding sequences:
- a CDS encoding lysozyme, with amino-acid sequence MPLPRSGPSRRAVPGTVRTPAVLLTALTLLLVLPGIAEAEGDDERPAHPDRDWMGSTLDANEGHTPAAPASSRTATASVEGVDVSSHNGNVAWSTLKRNGTRFAYVKATEGTTYRNPNFAQQYNGSYRSGMIRGSYHFALPANSSGAAQANYFASHGGGWSRDGKTLPGALDIEYNPYGSACYGKSKKAMSDWIADFVRTYKARTGRDAVIYTSTTWWKTCTGNTTRFNRTNPLWVPSWGRSVGPLPGRWPFHTFWQYTSTGKTVGDHDRFNGSYARLKALANG; translated from the coding sequence ATGCCCCTGCCCAGGTCCGGCCCTTCGCGCCGTGCCGTCCCCGGCACGGTGAGGACCCCCGCCGTTCTCCTCACCGCCCTCACCCTGCTCCTCGTACTGCCCGGGATCGCCGAGGCGGAAGGCGACGACGAGCGGCCCGCACACCCGGACAGGGACTGGATGGGATCCACCCTCGACGCGAACGAAGGTCACACACCGGCGGCCCCGGCGTCCTCGCGGACCGCCACGGCGTCCGTCGAGGGCGTGGACGTCTCCAGCCACAACGGCAACGTCGCCTGGTCGACCCTGAAGAGGAACGGCACTCGATTCGCATACGTCAAGGCCACGGAAGGGACGACGTACCGCAATCCCAACTTCGCCCAGCAGTACAACGGCTCGTACCGCAGCGGCATGATCCGGGGCTCCTACCACTTCGCGCTGCCCGCGAACTCCAGCGGCGCCGCGCAGGCGAACTACTTCGCCTCGCACGGCGGCGGTTGGTCGCGGGACGGGAAGACGCTGCCGGGCGCGCTTGACATCGAGTACAACCCTTACGGCTCGGCCTGCTACGGCAAGTCGAAGAAGGCGATGAGCGACTGGATCGCCGACTTCGTACGGACGTACAAGGCGCGCACCGGCCGTGACGCGGTCATCTACACCTCGACCACCTGGTGGAAGACGTGCACCGGGAACACGACGAGGTTCAACAGGACGAATCCGCTGTGGGTTCCGAGTTGGGGCAGGTCGGTGGGACCGCTGCCGGGGCGCTGGCCGTTCCACACCTTCTGGCAGTACACGTCGACGGGGAAGACGGTCGGCGACCACGACCGGTTCAACGGCTCCTACGCGCGGTTGAAGGCGCTCGCCAACGGCTGA
- a CDS encoding uracil-DNA glycosylase codes for MAVPDDPGGRADPDDPGFPAATAPRVATAAGLDGLDEAVSVCRACPRLVAWREEAARTKRKAFLDWSYWARPVPGFGPADAALAVVGLAPAAHGGNRTGRVFTGDPSGDALFAALYDTGLASQPTATHRGDGMELHGVRITMPVHCAPPANRPTTAERDTCRPWLARELELLAPTLRTIVVLGGFAWQALLPVLADAGWRLPRPRPVFGHGAEVLLTDVRGGAGRRELRLVGGYHPSQRNMFTGTLTPAMLREVLGRAAATAGLPRR; via the coding sequence TTGGCGGTACCGGACGACCCGGGAGGCCGGGCGGACCCGGACGACCCCGGCTTCCCCGCCGCCACCGCACCCCGCGTGGCCACCGCCGCCGGACTGGACGGACTCGACGAGGCGGTGTCCGTCTGCCGTGCCTGCCCCAGGCTGGTCGCCTGGCGCGAGGAGGCGGCCCGTACGAAGCGGAAGGCGTTCCTCGACTGGAGCTACTGGGCACGGCCCGTCCCCGGATTCGGCCCCGCGGACGCCGCGCTCGCCGTCGTAGGACTGGCACCGGCCGCACACGGCGGCAACCGCACCGGCCGGGTCTTCACCGGCGACCCCTCGGGTGACGCGCTCTTCGCCGCGCTGTACGACACCGGGCTCGCCTCGCAGCCCACCGCCACGCACCGCGGCGACGGCATGGAACTGCACGGCGTGCGGATCACGATGCCCGTGCACTGCGCGCCGCCGGCGAACCGGCCCACCACCGCCGAACGCGACACCTGCCGGCCCTGGCTCGCCCGCGAACTGGAGCTGCTCGCACCCACGCTGCGCACGATCGTCGTGCTCGGCGGCTTCGCGTGGCAGGCGCTGCTGCCGGTGCTTGCCGACGCGGGCTGGCGACTGCCGCGCCCACGCCCGGTGTTCGGGCACGGCGCGGAGGTGCTGCTGACGGACGTGCGCGGCGGAGCGGGGCGGCGCGAGCTGCGCCTCGTCGGCGGCTACCACCCGAGCCAGCGCAACATGTTCACGGGCACGCTCACTCCCGCCATGCTGCGCGAGGTGCTGGGCCGGGCGGCTGCCACGGCGGGACTGCCACGGCGCTGA
- a CDS encoding DUF488 domain-containing protein → MSPAPPLVTFGHGVANRDQLADLLRGADVAAVVDVRTAPGSRRNPDARREELAAWMPEAGLEYRWEKRLGGFRRAAADSPDVFWEHAQFRGYAGYTRDPRFLDAMDELLRQAARTERTAVMCAESLWWRCHRRIIADFALLARDTPVLHLAHDGRLTEHPVAPGARLGDDGLLVYDRL, encoded by the coding sequence GTGAGCCCGGCACCCCCGCTGGTGACCTTCGGTCACGGCGTCGCGAACCGCGATCAGCTCGCGGATCTGCTGCGCGGCGCGGACGTCGCCGCCGTCGTGGACGTACGTACGGCACCCGGCAGCCGGCGCAATCCCGACGCGCGCCGTGAGGAGCTGGCGGCCTGGATGCCGGAGGCGGGCCTGGAGTACCGGTGGGAGAAGCGGCTGGGCGGCTTCCGCAGGGCGGCTGCCGACTCCCCCGATGTCTTCTGGGAGCACGCGCAGTTCCGCGGTTACGCCGGATACACGCGCGATCCCCGATTCCTCGACGCCATGGACGAGTTGCTGCGTCAGGCGGCGCGAACGGAACGCACGGCCGTGATGTGCGCGGAGTCCCTGTGGTGGCGCTGCCACCGGCGCATCATCGCGGACTTCGCACTGCTGGCACGCGATACGCCCGTACTGCACCTGGCACACGACGGACGGCTCACGGAGCACCCGGTCGCGCCCGGCGCGCGGCTGGGCGACGACGGTCTGCTCGTCTACGACCGGCTGTGA
- a CDS encoding SCO1860 family LAETG-anchored protein, giving the protein MHVLGSRARRSALLGAATVMVGGAMFTAPAHAAPVDGDSQSTGKATATAARADLDVSVADAAKVPVRASLNAVRAPQDAEKKLLTAEVNGANKGQPIRLVQADVARSRAKAGTERSVGNVKLVGLKAFAPGLPGTPLVSADLLTASASCAAGEKPVANADLENVTVLGKPVKINGVGSQQIKLPGLGSVDVGVEQETTKTASGAATALKLSYELNPAKLNVVKAAGEIVLSEATCETPKGDGGDGGNGGGGNEPGPQTGGGDGGSDDGLAETGGNSATPIIAGVGALLVAGGGAMYLIRRRSARSNG; this is encoded by the coding sequence ATGCATGTCTTGGGCTCGCGGGCCCGTCGGTCCGCGCTTTTGGGCGCCGCCACCGTGATGGTCGGCGGCGCGATGTTCACAGCTCCCGCCCACGCGGCACCCGTGGACGGCGACTCCCAGTCGACCGGCAAGGCGACCGCGACCGCGGCCCGCGCCGACCTCGACGTATCCGTGGCCGACGCCGCCAAGGTTCCGGTCCGGGCCTCCCTCAACGCCGTCCGGGCGCCGCAGGACGCCGAGAAGAAGCTGCTCACCGCCGAGGTGAACGGCGCCAACAAGGGACAGCCCATCCGGCTCGTCCAGGCCGATGTCGCCCGCTCCCGCGCCAAGGCCGGGACCGAGCGTTCCGTGGGCAATGTGAAGCTCGTCGGGCTCAAGGCCTTCGCGCCCGGCCTGCCGGGAACGCCGCTGGTGAGCGCGGACCTGCTGACCGCGAGCGCTTCCTGCGCGGCCGGTGAGAAGCCCGTCGCCAACGCGGATCTGGAGAACGTCACCGTTCTCGGAAAGCCCGTCAAGATCAACGGAGTCGGCAGCCAGCAGATCAAGCTGCCGGGCCTGGGCAGCGTCGATGTCGGTGTCGAGCAGGAGACCACGAAGACGGCCTCCGGCGCGGCCACCGCGCTGAAGCTGTCGTACGAGCTGAACCCGGCCAAGCTGAACGTCGTGAAGGCCGCCGGTGAGATCGTGCTCTCCGAGGCGACCTGCGAGACGCCGAAGGGCGACGGCGGCGACGGCGGCAACGGCGGCGGGGGCAACGAGCCCGGCCCGCAGACCGGCGGCGGCGACGGCGGCAGCGACGACGGTCTCGCCGAGACGGGCGGCAACTCCGCCACCCCGATCATCGCCGGCGTGGGCGCGCTCCTCGTGGCCGGTGGCGGCGCGATGTACCTGATCCGGCGCCGCAGCGCCCGCAGCAACGGCTGA
- a CDS encoding SOS response-associated peptidase yields MCGRYASTRSPEDLAELFDVDHWEQEQAPAPNYNVAPTDDVWAVLEAVDRETGVVERQLRPLRWGLVPFFAKSPKTGAKMINARMETAHEKPAYRRAFAKRRCLLPADGFYEWQTVPASGSRKAYKQPYFISPENGEVMALAGLYEIWRDPERDKDDPEAWWRTCTILTTEATDAAGRIHPRMPLAIAPADQSSWLDPAHEDPDELRELLTSPAGGHLDARPVSTAVNNVRNNGPHLLKPTEPPEEAPPGPTG; encoded by the coding sequence ATGTGCGGCAGATATGCGTCGACCCGCAGCCCGGAGGACCTCGCCGAGCTCTTCGACGTCGACCACTGGGAGCAGGAACAGGCACCGGCGCCCAACTACAACGTCGCCCCGACCGACGACGTTTGGGCCGTCCTGGAGGCGGTCGACCGGGAGACGGGAGTCGTCGAGCGCCAACTGCGCCCGCTGCGCTGGGGGTTGGTGCCGTTCTTCGCCAAGAGCCCGAAGACCGGCGCGAAGATGATCAACGCCCGGATGGAGACCGCACACGAAAAGCCCGCCTACCGCCGTGCGTTCGCAAAGCGCCGCTGTCTGCTCCCGGCCGACGGCTTCTACGAGTGGCAGACCGTACCGGCGAGCGGCAGCCGGAAGGCGTACAAGCAGCCGTACTTCATCAGCCCCGAGAACGGCGAGGTCATGGCGCTGGCCGGTCTCTACGAGATCTGGCGGGACCCGGAACGCGACAAGGACGACCCGGAGGCATGGTGGAGGACCTGCACCATCCTCACCACCGAGGCCACGGACGCCGCGGGCAGGATCCACCCCCGCATGCCCCTGGCCATCGCCCCCGCCGACCAGTCGTCCTGGCTGGACCCGGCACACGAGGACCCGGACGAGCTACGCGAGCTGCTGACGTCCCCCGCGGGCGGCCACCTCGACGCGCGCCCGGTCTCCACCGCGGTGAACAACGTACGCAACAACGGTCCTCATCTGCTGAAGCCCACGGAACCTCCCGAGGAAGCGCCCCCCGGGCCGACCGGGTGA
- a CDS encoding class I SAM-dependent methyltransferase: protein MPTVPAPEPAPSSASAPEPSPPSGNEPHRHRLTAESFGTDAERYDRVRPRYPEALVERIVAACPGPEVLDAGCGTGIAARQFQAAGCRVLGVEPDERMAVTARRSGVETELAAFETWDRAGRQFDAVVSGQAWHWIDPVAGAAQACRVLRPDGLLALFWNVFRLPPALAESFAAACRRVMPDSPVDLASTMSQDLDSYSPLIAKAVEGIGGTGGFGAAEQWRFDWERSYTRDTWLDQMPTFGLFTRLPAARLAGILEGVGAAVDAVGGGFTMRYATVAVVARRGGAV, encoded by the coding sequence ATGCCCACCGTACCCGCACCCGAACCCGCTCCCTCATCCGCGTCCGCCCCCGAACCCTCGCCGCCGTCCGGCAACGAGCCCCATCGGCACCGGCTGACCGCCGAGTCCTTCGGCACCGACGCCGAACGCTACGACCGTGTACGCCCCCGCTACCCCGAGGCCCTGGTCGAGCGGATCGTCGCGGCCTGCCCCGGTCCTGAAGTGCTCGACGCCGGGTGCGGTACGGGGATTGCGGCACGCCAGTTCCAGGCGGCGGGCTGCCGGGTGCTCGGCGTGGAACCCGACGAGCGGATGGCCGTCACCGCGCGGCGCTCCGGGGTGGAGACCGAGCTGGCGGCGTTCGAGACATGGGACCGCGCCGGACGGCAATTCGACGCCGTCGTCTCCGGGCAGGCATGGCACTGGATCGACCCGGTGGCGGGAGCGGCGCAGGCGTGCCGAGTGCTGCGGCCGGACGGCCTGCTGGCGCTGTTCTGGAACGTCTTCCGGCTTCCGCCCGCGCTGGCGGAGTCCTTCGCGGCGGCCTGCCGCCGGGTGATGCCGGACTCGCCCGTGGACCTCGCGTCCACGATGAGCCAGGACCTGGACTCCTACTCGCCGCTGATCGCCAAGGCCGTGGAAGGCATCGGCGGGACGGGCGGGTTCGGGGCGGCGGAGCAGTGGCGGTTCGACTGGGAACGGTCGTACACGCGGGACACCTGGCTGGATCAGATGCCGACCTTCGGGCTCTTCACCAGGCTCCCTGCCGCCCGGCTGGCGGGAATCCTGGAGGGCGTCGGCGCCGCGGTCGACGCGGTGGGCGGCGGTTTCACGATGCGTTACGCGACGGTGGCCGTCGTCGCGCGCCGGGGCGGCGCCGTCTGA
- a CDS encoding TetR/AcrR family transcriptional regulator, with translation MPTGVAIRDVREQLRAAAERILLRDGPNALTSRAVTTEAGCAKGVLHRHFTDFDDFLAELVEDRIARLDDRSDALHDSAGTGTVTGNLTAALTELFESVAVAIVALITSRDGLRTRLRRTTPTGVPLLTEAAAMLASYLTAERDLGRLPPDADPGTLAPTLIGAVHLLFADREDPPPTEKAVEDVVSTVVRT, from the coding sequence GTGCCGACAGGTGTGGCCATCCGCGACGTACGCGAGCAGTTGCGCGCCGCCGCCGAACGCATCCTGCTCCGCGACGGGCCGAACGCGCTGACCAGCCGCGCCGTCACCACCGAGGCGGGCTGCGCCAAGGGCGTGCTGCACCGGCACTTCACCGACTTCGACGACTTCCTCGCCGAACTCGTCGAGGACCGCATCGCCCGACTCGACGACCGGTCCGACGCGCTGCACGACTCCGCCGGCACCGGCACCGTCACCGGCAATCTCACCGCGGCACTGACCGAGCTCTTCGAGTCGGTCGCCGTCGCGATCGTCGCGCTCATCACCTCAAGGGACGGGCTACGAACCAGACTTCGCCGTACCACACCGACCGGCGTGCCGCTGCTCACGGAGGCCGCGGCCATGCTCGCCTCGTATCTCACCGCCGAACGCGACCTCGGCCGCCTCCCGCCGGACGCCGACCCCGGCACGCTCGCACCCACCCTGATCGGCGCCGTGCATCTGCTCTTCGCCGACCGGGAAGACCCGCCGCCCACCGAGAAGGCCGTGGAGGACGTCGTGTCGACGGTCGTCAGG